The Branchiostoma floridae strain S238N-H82 chromosome 7, Bfl_VNyyK, whole genome shotgun sequence region ACCGATCACATCAGAACGTAAACTTGCGAGAGTTTCAGGTACGTGATCTTATCAGCACGTGATCTTgcagcaattggtcaaaagtgtcaggaagtttataacgcccaccgtctctgtctaaagatggctggagtgccctgatgtatacGGCCTCCCTTATACCACTTTCAAAGTAGTCCTGTTCCGTATCCAGTATCATGATTTTGTCTAGTGAAAGTAAAAATAAGTTAGAGTCATTTATAGTTCTTTTTATAGTGAGAATATTTCTACTTCCCGCCAAACCCCATCCCGTACCTGCAGTAGTTGTCCTGCAGCCCTGCCTGAGGGAAGGTGTCGGCTGTGGTGCTGAGGTGCTGGTGCGGGGTTTGGGagtcccagcgctgacacgcACGTCCTGACGACGTCACGTTCACTTTACCTCTATAGGATACTCCCCTGTCGTTATAGCACTCACCAGGGACTGGAACAACAATATATTGTGATGATAGTATATTTGTTTGTGCTCACACAGTATGATTGTCAACTTATATAAGCTGGACAAGCGTACTTAGCAAAGACTGTATGTGTAGCATTGAGTCGTACATGTCATGTTCTATTTAGAAAAGTCCATTCCACATTGAACACTATACGGAGCAACATCATATATGCATATCTAAAATGTTTTAAGtactagataaaaaaaatgactaccCACAGCAGCCCGGGATGTCGCAGACCTGCCACCTGATGTTGGGATCTGTTGTGTAGCACCAAGGACGGTCCCACCCGTCtgggttccggcagtagttctcatTCAACTCCGTGTTGGGGAacctgaaaaaagaaaaaattaaCCATTTTGGAACCAATACTATAGTAAGCTGGTATTACTCAACTGCATACAGAAAAGGCACGGTGTTCTTTCAATCCAGAATAAACTTCAATGCAAGAATAAAGAACAAACTGCAGCTGTTGAAGCGAAGTTTACCTAGAAAGCATGTCGTGGTAATATCTGGTCAACTGTTGATAGCATACAGAAATGGGTAGGAATTTCTTTCAATTCAGAATAGGCTTCAATGCAACAGTAAAGAGCTTTGCCAAACTGCGGCTATTGAAGCGTAGTTTACCTAGCAGGGATGTCGTGCTGATgaggtgtctgactgtcccacCGCTGACACGGGATGCCGTCTTTGCTTACCGACACCTCGCCTCGATATGTGGCTCCGTCTCCAAAATAACAGTTCTCAGGAAATACTGTAACGCATCGGAGGTGTAAAATAGTTTAAGTTCTATCATCATGATTATAAGACTAAGATGACTCAAAGGTGAAAAAAGGCTGTATGTACACAGCtgaacgaataaataaatataaatattacACAGATGCTCACCTTTATATTTGTGTGAAGGTGGCGGAGCTGTACCTAGTGAGGGGGAAACAAACGAGAATATTTCTTAACGAGGTAATGTGCAACTATAGATATTTTCTTTAAGTTGGAACCGACTTAGTTATTGATTTGAGCAGCATACTCaacaaaaatgttgttcatTGAAAGGGGCAAAAGATTCTTAAAGCTAGGAAATTGCTACTATAGTATATATTTCGAACTATAACCTGTATATGATAGATTGATAATTATTGTAATATGAATTCCGGAATATTTTAAGGTCGACGTCCCTTACCATCGCAGTTACTGATGACACACGCCTCCCATCTGACGTACGGGTCCTGGGTATAGCACCAAGGTTCCGCCTCCCCGTCAGGGTTCCTACAGAAGTTCTCGTCCAGCCCGGCTGACGGGTAGGTTGTCGGGGTCCGTGTGTGAGGGTGAGgcgtctgactgtcccagcgctgacaggCCCGGCCAGAGGACGTGATGTTAACCGTGCCACGGTACGATGTACCGTCACCATTGTAACAGTCGTTGACTacatcatttgaaaaaaaaaatcacaacagATTTTCAGTTATGCAAATCCAAGGATGTGTAACCGTAAAGCATATTTGTCAAATGTAGGATCAATTGGAGTCAACTGTAGTTGCTTTGCCGTGATACAAATTTTTGACATCGTCTTGTCAGTTTACTGATTGTAATAGGATTAAGTTGCTAGAGGTAGAAAAAGAGGAGTTTTTTTTATCTTACTAAATTTTTTTACTCACAACATTGCGGCACAGTACAGTACTGCCACCTAACGTTAGTGTCGGTTGTGTAGCACCACGGCATGGGTTCTCCATCCGGGTTCCTGCAGTAGTTCCCGTCCAATCCGGCGTCAGGATGCCTGACGGTCTGGTCGTGAGGGTGGGGAGTCTGACTGTCCCACCGCTGGCAGGTCAGACCGGCGCTTGTGATACTGACGATACCCCGGTAGGTGGCGCCGTCACCGAAGTAGCAGTGTTTGGGGTAAACTGGTAATGGGAAATCATTAGGTCAGGAGAAGTATAAGCATGAATCCAATCCGAGTTTTCTAACCAGCGGATACGCGTGTTCAGTTCGCGTTTTGTAGAAAGAAAACAGGTGGCAATGTGACCTTGTGGTTAGGGTGATTGACTTGACTAAAAGTTCAGGGTTCGAACCCCTAAAATGCCCCAATGCTGTGcttttggaagaaaaaaaagttgagaCATTTTTTTCACCTGAGAAAATGAGTATACTAAGCTTCGGTTAGGGATGTCCTCTCGGATGGGAAGTAAAAGTGGGTGTCCTGTGTTTAAAAGAATTAAGGACGTAAAAGATTACCAACCACACTTGTCGAAAATATACCGGTGTGAGTTCGTACCGCTCCCATATACCGGTGTGAATCGTTCAAACATTTCGGTCCATTATTGTACAAATATAGCGTGTTACGCCTAAAGGTTGTCACCGGTTATgcgaaacaaaaaacaaacaaacaaacaaacagacaaaaagaaatctGAGACTCTCTTCAATTCCGGGTCTTACAATACCCCGATCACCGGATATGCCATTGGTATGAGTTGATATCTTACCTTTGCTTTCTAAACCGATGACATCTTCCGTCCACACTGCAACATGaacacaggaaaaacaacacTTTAATTTCTGTATACTTCTAGAAAAGAAGAGAAGCAATGTTTTACCATAAAATGCTGCATAAGAGATTTTGGGATTCCTTGATTTGG contains the following coding sequences:
- the LOC118419961 gene encoding plasminogen-like; its protein translation is MPWCYTTDTNVRWQYCTVPQCFNDCYNGDGTSYRGTVNITSSGRACQRWDSQTPHPHTRTPTTYPSAGLDENFCRNPDGEAEPWCYTQDPYVRWEACVISNCDGTAPPPSHKYKVFPENCYFGDGATYRGEVSVSKDGIPCQRWDSQTPHQHDIPARFPNTELNENYCRNPDGWDRPWCYTTDPNIRWQVCDIPGCFPGECYNDRGVSYRGKVNVTSSGRACQRWDSQTPHQHLSTTADTFPQAGLQDNYCRNPNNDVKPWCYTVDPLARIEFCVVPNCANYTGPQPQKGGSNTGGIVAGVVVTILVVVVAALGVAYYFLFWRKRVDDGKGLVQNESPVAGSVGFQDILARDDKTDPEGTNTFSNPNYDLTEQSSA